The sequence below is a genomic window from Bactrocera neohumeralis isolate Rockhampton chromosome 4, APGP_CSIRO_Bneo_wtdbg2-racon-allhic-juicebox.fasta_v2, whole genome shotgun sequence.
AGTGGCGACGTTCACTCACCAAAAATGAGTTATTATTATCTTGTTGTTCTCTACTTTGTCTATGTATACTGCTGTAGCTTTGACGTTCACTAGGGAAAACCGAACTCGATGGCTCCTCGTGCAAGTTTAAAATACTCTTGCGATGAATTTTACCATTCGATGTAAGACTACCTATCTGATTGGAATCGTTAGAAATAGATTTTCGATGAAATACTGAGTTCGTAACGTTCGTATCGGCAGTGAAGTCGCTTCTTCGATGATGAAAATGTTTGGATACTGTAGCAGCTGAAGAACTAGATTTCGTTTTTGACGAGCAGCTTTCAACGGCTGTGGACTTTTGTTGAGTGGTATGTGTTTGATCTGACATAAATTTAGCCGATCCAGCAGCGTTTAGCTTTGCTGATGCGCTCTGCATTTCTCCAAACTTGCATTGGGTGGAGTGTGTTTGACCGGTGACTTCTCCCATTGTTGTACTGGATAATACTCTTTCAGAAGTGTTGCCAATTTTACTAGTTTTGAATTGTGCCGAGGAGGACTCATGCGACGAAGCGTTCATGCGGGTATcaatcattttattttcctttctaATACGATTTTCGGTCATAGAAATTGCCTCGTCGTGTTTATTTTCAACGTTTACAATGTTCTTAACATTGTTGGTCTTTGCAACATTCTCTATGACATTCACTCTCTCTTGTCGTTTAACATATTCTGTTTCTGGTTCTTTCTTAACCCGACCACCTATTACTGTAGTTACCTTTTTCGTCGATACTACTACTAAACCGTCAACGGGTTTATCCGAACTTACATTTGCGGCAGGAATTGCTTGTTTGCCAGAAACAAAGTTCATTTGATTAGTCGTTTTCAAAATGGCGTTATCCTCTCCAAGAGTTATAGATGATTTGTTATGAGAATACTTCGATCGGACAGCCTTTTGTACTACTTTAGTGCTGTCTAATCTTGAACTTTGCTTTTCATTGTAGTCATCTCTTCTGGAAACCTGAAGAGTGCCCTCTAGTTTGAGATTGTCTACTGGACGTTTTACAACCACCTTTTCAGTAgcagttttcaaaagtttagaATCGGTTCTATCTGTAGATGAAATATACATGTGTCCTTCTGGCCTAAGATTATCTTCCGGTTTTACTTGTTTTGGACGCTCAGCCGGCTGATATTGCTGTTTTTCCTTACTGTAGAAAGTGCCTTCAGGTTTAAGGTTATTACGTGGCACAATTTTGTCTGGTCTCTTAACACCCACGTGCTTTTCCGTCTCTGTAAAGGTCATCTCCCCCTCCATTCTTAAATTATCTTTGTGAATGACTCGTCTCACTTTTTCAGCCGGTTTAAATCCGGGTTTATCAGGAGTGTAAAATTCACCCTCCGTTCTTAAATTATCAGAGGGTACAACCTTTTCGGGCCTATTTACATACTGATACTGATTTTTCTCTGCAAACGTCATTTCTCCTTCCATGTGTAAATTATCTTTTCGGACAATGCGTTTTGTTTTCTCGGCGGGCTTGAATGATGTTTTCTCGGGTACGGTAAATTCACCCTCCACTTTTAAATTGTCTTTGGGTTTTTTCACTACAGGTCGTTCACCAGACTTGTATGAAGGCTTCTCCACTTTATAAAATTCGCCTTCAGGTCTTAGGTTATCTGTAGGTTTTATTTGATCCGGCTTTTTAACAAACTCATATTCCGTTTTCTCGGTAAATATAATTTCTCCTTCCGTACGAAGGTTGTCCTTTCTAATAATTCGCTCACTTTTTTCAGCAGGTCTAAACGCAATTTTTTCTGGTACATAAATGTTTCCCTCTGATTTGAGATTATCTTGTGGTTTTTTCGGAACAGGACGTTCGGCGGGTTTATACCCAGGTTTCTCTGGCTTATAAAATTCTCCCTCAGGCCGTAGATTATCTGCATGCTTTACTTGTGACGGTCGCTCACCGTGTCTGAATTTTGGTTTATCGGGAGAATAAAATTCTCCTTCAGGCTTCAAATTATCCTCCGGACGCTTCTGTACGGGACGTTCGGCTGGTTTATACCCAGGCTTCTCTGGTGTATAAAACTCTCCCTCAGGGCGTAGATTGTCTGCATGCTTTACTTGTGATGGACGCTCTCCGGGTTGGAATTTTGGTTTATCGGGAGAATAAAATTCTCCTTCGGGCTTCAAATTATCCTCCGGACGCTTCTGTACAGGACGTTCGGCTGGTTTATACCCTGGTTTCTCTGGTGTATAAAACTCTCCTTCAGGCCGTAGGTTATCTGCATGTTTTACTTGTGATGGCCGCTCTCCGGGTTGGAATTTTGGTTTATCGGGAGAATAAAATTCTCCTTCGGGCTTCAAATTATCTTCCGGACGCTTCTGTACAGGACGTTCCGCTGGTTTATACCCAGGCTTCTCTGGTGTATAAAACTCTCCCTCAGGGCGTAGATTGTCTGCATGCTTTACTTGTGATGGACGCTCTCCGGGTTGGAATTTTGGTTTATCAGGAGAATAAAATTCTCCTTCAGGCTTCAAATTATCCTCCGGACGCTTCTGTACGGGACGTTCGGCTGGTTTATACCCAGGTTTCTCTGGTGTATAAAACTCTCCCTCAGGGCGTAGATTGTCTGCATGCTTTACTTGTGATGGACGCTCTCCTGGTTGGAATTTTGGTTTATCGGGAGAATAAAATTCTCCTTCGGGCTTCAAATTATCCTCCGGACGCTTCTGTACAGGACGTTCGGCTGGTTTATACCCAGGTTTCTCTGGTGTATAAAATTCTCCCTCAGGCCGCAGGTTATCTGCATGCTTTACTTGTGATGGCCGCTCTCCGGGTTGGAATTTTGGTTTATCGGGAGAATAAAATTCTCCTTCAGGCTTCAAATTATCCTCCGGACGCTTCTGTACGGGACGTTCGGCTGGTTTATACCCAGGTTTCTCTGGTGTATAAAACTCTCCCTCAGGGCGTAGATTGTCTGCATGCTTTACTTGTGATGGACGCTCTCCTGGTTGGAATTTTGGTTTATCGGGAGAATAAAATTCTCCTTCGGGCTTCAAATTATCCTCCGGACGCTTCTGTACAGGACGTTCGGCTGGTTTATACCCAGGTTTCTCTGGTGTATAAAATTCTCCCTCAGGCCGTAGGTTATCTGCATGCTTTACTTGTGATGGACGCTCTCCTGGTTGGAATTTTGGTTTATCGGGAGAATAAAATTCTCCTTCAGGCTTCAAATTATCCTCTGGCCGCTTCTGTGTGGGACGTTCGGCCGGTTTATACCCAGGTTTCTGTGGAGTGTAAAATTCTCCTTCTGGCCGAAGATTGTCTACATGTTTCACTTGTGACGGCCGCTCGCCAGGTtggaattttggtttttctggGGTATAAAACTCTCCTTCTGGCTTTAAATTGTCTGTAGGCTTCACTTGCTCTGGCCTGCtaacaaattcatatttttcttttgtttcgaAAGTCATTTCACCTTCAGTGCGTAAGTTATCCTTCCTAATAATACGTTCGACTTTTTCTGCTGGCCTATAACCAGGCTTTCCAGGTGTGTAAAACTCGCCCTCAGGACGTAAGTTATCTTTTGGCTTCTTCTGAGTAGGTCGTTCGGCGGGTATGTAATCGGATTTTTCTGGAGAATAAAACTCGCCTTCTGTTCGAAGATTATCTTCAGGCTTCTTTTGTATTGGACGCTCTGCGGGCCTATAACTTGTTTTCTCAGGTATATAAAACTCACCTTCAGGCTTTAAGTTATCTTCGCGTCTAATAACTAACGGAGTCTCAGCTGCCTGATATTTTGGTTTTTCGGGAGTATAGAAATCACCCTCGGGTTTGAGATTATCAGTGGGTTTAATCTGATCAGGTCTAATGACAAACGTATATTCttcttttctttcaaaattcatttcacCTTCTGAGCGGAGATTGTCTTTCCTTATAATACGTTCAACCTTTTCAGCCGGTTTGTATACTAACTTCTCTGGTACTGTAAACGCACCTTCGGGTCTCAAGTTATCCTCAGGTTTAATTTGAGAAGGTCGTTCTGAAACTTGATACATTGGCTTTTCTGGAGTGTAAAATTCTCCCTCTGGTTTGAGGTTATCAATAGGTTTGACTTGCTCAGGTCTATTAACAAATTGATAATCTTCTTTTACTTCAAATATCATCTCCCCTTCAGTTCGCAAGTTATCTTTTCTTATTATTCGTTCTGTTCTTTCAGCTGGAGTGTAAGTGGTTTTCTCTGGAACAGTGAACTCTCCTTCAGGTCGTAAATTATCAAGAGGTTTTTTTTGAGTTGGCCTCTCCGCCGGCCGGTAACCAGGTTTTTCGGGTGTATAAAATTCACCTTCTGGTTTAAGGTTGTCTTCATGCTTGACTGGAGAAGGCCGATCTGCTGgaacaaaatcgactttttgtGGTTTATAAAACTCCCCGTCCGGTTTCAAATTATCTTCCCGTCTAATAATCAATGGCTTTTCGGCTGGCTGATACTTCGATTTTTCCGGAGCGTAGAATTCGCCTTCCGGTTTTAGATTATCAGTGGGTTTCAATTGCTCTGGCCTAACAACAAACTGATATTCTTCCTTCGTTTCAAAAGTCATCTCACCTTCTGAGCGCAAGTTATCCTTTCTAACAATACGTTCGACTTTTTCCGCTGGTTGGTAAGGTGTTTTCTGCGGAATAGTGAATTCACCTTCTGGTCTTAAATTGTCCTCAGGTTTCTTTGCAATAGGTCGGTCAGCGGACTGGTAGTCTGGTTTATCAGGAGCATAAAACTCTCCCTCCTGTCTCAAATTGTCTTGGGGTTTTTTCTGAGTTGGGCGTTCCGCAGGTTCAAAACCAGGTTTCTCGGGTGTATAGAATTCACCCTCCGGTTTTAAATTATCCTTATGTCGAATTTGCACTGGCTTTTCAGCAGGTTGGTATTTTGGTTTTTCTGGGGTATAGAATTCTCCTTCCGGTCTAAGATTATCTACCGGTTTGACTTGCTCTGGTCTATTTACAAATTGATATTCttctttcttttcaaaaataatttcccCTTCTGAGCGCAAGTTGTCTTTCCTTACTACACGAACAGTTTTTTCGGCgggtttatatatttctttttcggGAATCATGAACTCGCCTTCCGGTCTTAAGTTATCTTCAGGTTTCAATTGAGTAGGTCTTTCAGCAGCCTTAAATTCCTGCTTGTCTGGTACATAAAACTCACCTTCTGGACGCAAATTATCTTCTGGCCGCTTTTGAATTGGACGCTCTGCTGGTGTGAAACCTGGTTTTTGTGGAGTATAGAATTCGCCTTCGGGTTTTAAGTTATCTTCGTGTCTGATTTGTAAAGGTTTTTCAGCTGGCTTATATATTGATTTCTCTGGAGCATAAAACTCGCCTTCTGGCTTTAGATTATCAGTGGGTTTCACTTGATTGGGCCTAATAACAAACTGATATTCTTCTTTTGTTTCGAATGTCATTTCACCTTCTGTGCGTAAATTGTCCTTTCTAATAACACGTTCAATTTTTTCAGCAGGTTTATACATTTCTTTTTCCGGAACAAGAAACTCGCCTTCAGGTTTCAAATTATCTATAGGTTTCTTTTGCGTTGGACGTTCGGCGGGTTGATAAGTGGGTTTCTCGTGTTTATAGAACTCCCCTTCTGGTTTCAAATTGTCTTCTGGGCGTTTCTGAGTTGGACGTTCTGCTGGCCTATATCCAGGTTTTTCTGGAGTGTAAAATTCTCCCTCAGGGCGAAGGTTGTCCTCTGGTCTAACTTGTGTAGGACGTTCTCCTGGTTGAAACTTTGTTTTCTCTGGTGAATAGAAATCACCTTCTGGCTTCAAATTATCTTCCGGCCGTTTCTGAGTTGGACGTTCTGCTGGTCTAAATCCGGGCTTCTCAGGAGTGTAAAATTCGCCTTCGGGTCGCAAATTGTCAGCATGTCGTACTTGAGTGGGACGCTCTCCAGGTTGGAACTTAGGTTTCTCTGGTGAATAGAAATCACCTTCTGGCTTCAAATTATCCTCTGGCCGTTTCTGAGTTGGACGTTCTGCTGGCCTAAATCCAGTTTTTTCTGGAGTGTAAAATTCACCCTCAGGCCTAAGGTTGTCCTCTGGTCTAACTTGTGTGGGACGTTCTCCTGGTTGGAACTTTGTCTTCTCTGGTGTATAGAACTCGCCTTCTGGTCTCAAATTATCTTCCGGTTTCTTCTGAACTGGACGTTCAGCGGGTCTAAATCCAGGTTTTTCGGGAGTGTAAAATTCACCCTCAGGCCTAAGGTTGTCCTCTGGTCTAACTTGTGTGGGACGTTCTCCTGGTTGGAACTTTGTCTTCTCTGGTGTATAGAACTCGCCTTCTGGTCTCAAATTATCTTCTGGCTTCTTTTGAGTTGGACGTTCAGCTGGTCTAAATCCGGGCTTCTCAGGAGTGTAAAATTCGCCTTCGGGTTTCAAATTATCAGCATGTCGTACTTGTGTGGGGCGCTCTCCAGGTTGGAACTTTGGTTTCTCTGGTGAATAGAAATCACCTTCTGGTTTCAAATTATCCTCTGGCCGTTTCTGAGTTGGACGTTCTGCTGGCCTATATCCAGGTTTTTCTGGAGTGTAAAATTCACCCTCAGGCCGAAGGTTGTCCTCTGGTCTAACTTGTGTAGGACGTTCTCCTGGTTgaaactttgttttttctggTGCATAAAACTCTCCTTCTGGTCTCAAATTATCTTCTGGCTTCTTTTGAGTTGGACGTTCAGCTGGTCTAAATCCGGGCTTCTCAGGAGTGTAAAATTCGCCTTCGGGTCGCAAATTATCAGCATGTCGTACTTGAGTGGGACGCTCTCCAGGTTGGAACTTAGGTTTCTCTGGTGAATAGAAATCACCTTCTGGCTTCAAATTATCCTCTGGCCGTTTCTGAGTTGGACGTTCTGCTGGCCTAAATCCAGTTTTTTCTGGAGTGTAAAATTCACCCTCAGGCCTAAGGTTGTCCTCTGGTCTAACTTGTGTGGGACGTTCTCCTGGTTGGAACTTTGTCTTCTCTGGTGTATAGAACTCGCCTTCTGGTCTCAAATTATCTTCCGGTTTCTTCTGAACTGGACGTTCAGCGGGTCTAAATCCAGGTTTTTCGGGAGTGTAAAATTCACCCTCAGGCCTAAGGTTGTCCTCTGGTCTAACTTGTGTGGGACGTTCTCCTGGTTGGAACTTTGTCTTCTCTGGTGTATAGAACTCGCCTTCTGGTCTCAAATTATCTTCTGGTTTCTTTTGAGTTGGACGTTCAGCTGGTCTAAATCCGGGCTTCTCAGGAGTGTAAAATTCGCCTTCGGGTTTCAAATTATCAGCATGTCGTACTTGTGTGGGGCGCTCTCCAGGTTGGAACTTTGGTTTCTCTGGTGAATAGAAATCACCTTCTGGTTTCAAATTATCCTCTGGCCGTTTCTGAGTTGGACGTTCTGCTGGCCTATATCCAGGTTTTTCTGGAGTGTAAAATTCACCCTCAGGCCGAAGGTTGTCCTCTGGTCTAACTTGTGTAGGACGTTCTCCTGGTTgaaactttgttttttctggTGCATAAAACTCTCCTTCTGGTCTCAAATTATCTTCTGGCTTCTTTTGAGTTGGACGTTCAGCTGGTCTAAATCCGGGCTTCTCAGGAGTGTAAAATTCGCCTTCGGGTCGCAAATTATCAGCATGTCGTACTTGTGTGGGACGCTCTCCAGGTTGGAACTTTGGTTTCTCTGGTGAATAGAAATCACCTTCTGGTTTCAAATTGTCTTCTGGCTTCTTTTGAGTTGGACGTTCAGCGGGTCTAAACCCATGTTTTTCAGGAGTGTAAAACTCACCCTCAGGCCGAAGGTTGTCCTCTGGTCTAACTTGTGTGGGACGTTCCCCTGGTTgaaactttgttttttctggTGCATAAAACTCTCCTTCTGGTCTCAAATTATCTTCTGGCTTCTTTTGAGTTGGACGTTCAGCTGGTCTAAATCCGGGCTTCTCAGGAGTGTAAAATTCGCCTTCGGGTTTCAAATTATCAGCATGTCGTACTTGTGTGGGGCGCTCTCCAGGTTGGAACTTTGGTTTCTCTGGTGAATAGAAATCACCTTCTGGTTTCAAATTATCCTCTGGCCGTTTCTGAGTTGGACGTTCTGCTGGCCTATATCCAGGTTTTTCTGGAGTGTAAAATTCACCCTCAGGCCGAAGGTTGTCCTCTGGTCTAACTTGTGTAGGACGTTCTCCTGGTTgaaactttgttttttctggTGCATAAAACTCTCCTTCTGGTCTCAAATTATCTTCTGGCTTCTTTTGAGTTGGACGTTCAGCTGGTCTAAATCCGGGCTTCTCAGGAGTGTAAAATTCGCCTTCGGGTCGCAAATTATCAGCATGTCGTACTTGTGTGGGACGCTCTCCAGGTTGGAACTTTGGTTTCTCTGGTGAATAGAAATCACCTTCTGGTTTCAAATTGTCTTCTGGCTTCTTTTGAGTTGGACGTTCAGCGGGTCTAAACCCATGTTTTTCAGGAGTGTAAAACTCACCCTCAGGCCGAAGGTTGTCCTCTGGTCTAACTTGTGTGGGACGTTCCCCTGGTTgaaactttgttttttctggTGCATAAAACTCTCCTTCTGGTCTCAAATTATCTTCTGGCTTCTTTTGAGTTGGACGTTCAGCTGGTCTAAATCCGGGCTTCTCAGGAGTGTAAAATTCACCCTCAGGCCTAAGGTTGTCCTCTGGTCTAACTTGTGTAGGACGTTCTCCTGGTTGATACTTTGATTTTTCTGGTGTATAGAACTCGCCTTCTGGTCTCAAATTATCTTCTGGCTTCTTTTGAGTTGGACGTTCAGCTGGTCTAAATCCGGGCTTCTCAGGAGTGTAAAATTCGCCTTCGGGTCGCAAGTTGTCAGCATGTCTAACTTGTGTGGGACGCTCTCCAGGTTGGAACTTTGGTTTCTCTGGTGAATAGAACTCGCCTTCTGGTCTCAAATTATCTTCTGGCTTTTTCTGAGTTGGACGTTCAGCTGGTCTAAACCCAGGTTTTTCAGGAGTGTAAAACTCACCCTCAGGCCTAAGGTTGTCCTCTGGTCTAACTTGTGTAGGACGTTCTCCTGGTTGGAACTTTGACTTTTCTGGTGTATAGAACTCGCCTTCTGGTCTCAAATTATCTTCTGGTTTCTTCTGAACTGGACGTTCAGCAGGCCTAAATCCAGGTTTTTCGGGAGTGTAAAATTCACCCTCAGGGCGAAGGTTGTCCCCTGGTCTAACTTGTGTTGGACGTTCTCCTGGTTGAAACTGTGCCTTTTCGGGTGTATAGAACTCGCCTTCTGGTCTCAAATTATCTTCTGGCTTCTTCTGAACTGGACGTTCAGCAGGCCTAAATCCAGGTTTTTCTGGAGTGTAAAACTCGCCTTCTGGTTGCAAATTGTCAGCATGTCTTACTTGCGTGGGACGCTCTCCTGGTTGGAATTTTATCTTCTCTGGTTTATAGAATTCTCCTTCTGGTTTCAAATTGTCTTCTGGTTTCGTTTGTGTAGGACGTTCAGCAGGTCTAAATCCGGGTTTTTCAGGCGTATAAAACTCTCCTTCCGATTTAAGATTATCAATTGGTTTGATTTGTTCCGGCCTACTCACAAATGTGTATTCTTCTTTTACGTCAAATATCATTTCTCCTTCTGTTTTGAGATTGTCTTTTCTTATTACTCGTGTTGTCTGTTCCGCTGGTGCATACGAGATCTTTTCCGGCACTATGAATTCACCTTCAGGGCGGAGATTGTCCTCTGGTTTCTTTTGTAACGGGCGTTCTGTTGATTGATAGACTGGTTTGTCGGGAGTGTAGAAATCTCCTTCCGGTTTTAGGTTgtctttatatttaatttgagtAGGTTTTTCTGCTGGAACatacgttgttttttctggcaTATAAAATTCACCTTCAGATTTGAGGTTATCAGTGGGTTTGACTGGCAGAGGCCTTATTACATATTGATATTCCTCTTTTTCCGTAAATGTCATTTCTCCTTCACTGCGCAAGTTGTCTTTTCTAATTATGCGTTCCGTTCTTTCAGCCGGTTGGAATGGAATTTTTTCGGGAACTATAAATTCTCCCTCAGGTTTCAAATTGTCCTCGGGTTTTATTAAAGTGACTTGCTCGTCAATGTCGTACAAAAGTTTTAATCGAGATTCTTCGAGATCCTTTTTAGACCAAGTGTTGGACCTTATTCGCGTTTGAGATTCGTCCAGCAAAtctattaattaacaaaaaacgcagttcttaatttaaacaaaggatatattgtatatactataGACTTTACCTATAGTCTCTATTATAGCATCCGTCTTCTTAACGCTTGAAGCACAATGGTGGCGACTGAAAtgagcatacatatatgatattttgatataaaatgcTAATTTAAAGCCAATTATAAAGAACCAACATTTCTAAAAGCTAATTATTTATATTGCTTACCCGCAAGTGCAGAT
It includes:
- the LOC126756767 gene encoding uncharacterized protein LOC126756767 isoform X35 produces the protein MVSKGSKKKQQQISVSDSKNAASTSSTTSSSSKTVVHTAGTEAASTSSSAVGVTSTSSPTWTKTSQTLQKSESAASNKSMLATTHSGTQSQLQSTLFKSSSSSSSHTESRSEQKQRRQQIEQQQQQQQEQLYEIVSDVGSIGGGQSAPIASIMSDTLKSTKASSSSSSFQQKSEYYEEISNDFSNAKIISSIDLLESDKKEPVFSVPIDVIEIVGSGSSSIGSNYNKAYLSSSQSQTGIMTSTSSSNFAHIESASSSSKVIDGGITITDMSTENSKSISSTSNTAKSGKVTSTNVEMTSSSNKFLTNDVNNSSTEVNSYTSYSTIDGKAINGATTPVIAPLITSPAKTQQTSTAFTKSTQRAIDDDSHSITSTAHSEITSQGDSTSLTETAKNLKSDVVVSGSSRQLASNVTNKSTKKSSIIEQNISEQTIEESSLKKSKSTSKKEVYDVKTKRWTELNEKTGTGATNKKQPTIERYVSRESDGTYKITYKKKIFDQRANKWKIVEEKTVDSAHDTHYPEIVDDVINTTTTTYTTKVYDTKTGEWKIVEEKSFVDSKAFVPNDIVREIEKDNTDVANITTTTEVTKIFDASLNDWRVLDEKTHTDVIERIVETPKKTIYIDEFVEIEKNVQITEDSENITNERTNTSKRKDITTNIYDEVDDVKREKLTTSDSRIRGVDKKETFGSKHTDMCICEICTCGRHHCASSVKKTDAIIETIDLLDESQTRIRSNTWSKKDLEESRLKLLYDIDEQVTLIKPEDNLKPEGEFIVPEKIPFQPAERTERIIRKDNLRSEGEMTFTEKEEYQYVIRPLPVKPTDNLKSEGEFYMPEKTTYVPAEKPTQIKYKDNLKPEGDFYTPDKPVYQSTERPLQKKPEDNLRPEGEFIVPEKISYAPAEQTTRVIRKDNLKTEGEMIFDVKEEYTFVSRPEQIKPIDNLKSEGEFYTPEKPGFRPAERPTQKKPEDNLRPEGEFYSPEKPKFQPGERPTQVRHADNLRPEGEFYTPEKPGFRPAERPTQKKPEDNLRPEGEFYTPEKSKYQPGERPTQVRPEDNLRPEGEFYTPEKPGFRPAERPTQKKPEDNLRPEGEFYAPEKTKFQPGERPTQVRPEDNLRPEGEFYTPEKHGFRPAERPTQKKPEDNLKPEGDFYSPEKPKFQPGERPTQVRHADNLRPEGEFYTPEKPGFRPAERPTQKKPEDNLRPEGEFYAPEKTKFQPGERPTQVRPEDNLRPEGEFYTPEKPGYRPAERPTQKRPEDNLKPEGDFYSPEKPKFQPGERPTQVRHADNLKPEGEFYTPEKPGFRPAERPTQKKPEDNLRPEGEFYAPEKTKFQPGERPTQVRPEDNLRPEGEFYTPEKHGFRPAERPTQKKPEDNLKPEGDFYSPEKPKFQPGERPTQVRHADNLRPEGEFYTPEKPGFRPAERPTQKKPEDNLRPEGEFYAPEKTKFQPGERPTQVRPEDNLRPEGEFYTPEKPGYRPAERPTQKRPEDNLKPEGEFYTPEKTKFQPGERPTQVRPEDNLRPEGEFYTPEKPGFRPAERPVQKKPEDNLRPEGEFYTPEKTKFQPGERPTQVRPEDNLRPEGEFYTPEKPGFRPAERPTQKKPEDNLRPEGEFYAPEKTKFQPGERPTQVRPEDNLRPEGEFYTPEKPGYRPAERPTQKRPEDNLKPEGDFYSPEKPKFQPGERPTQVRHADNLKPEGEFYTPEKPGFRPAERPTQKKPEDNLRPEGEFYTPEKTKFQPGERPTQVRPEDNLRPEGEFYTPEKPGFRPAERPVQKKPEDNLRPEGEFYTPEKTKFQPGERPTQVRPEDNLRPEGEFYTPEKTGFRPAERPTQKRPEDNLKPEGDFYSPEKPKFQPGERPTQVRHADNLRPEGEFYTPEKPGFRPAERPTQKRPEDNLKPEGDFYSPEKTKFQPGERPTQVRPEDNLRPEGEFYTPEKPGYRPAERPTQKRPEDNLKPEGEFYKHEKPTYQPAERPTQKKPIDNLKPEGEFLVPEKEMYKPAEKIERVIRKDNLRTEGEMTFETKEEYQFVIRPNQVKPTDNLKPEGEFYAPEKSIYKPAEKPLQIRHEDNLKPEGEFYTPQKPGFTPAERPIQKRPEDNLRPEGEFYVPDKQEFKAAERPTQLKPEDNLRPEGEFMIPEKEIYKPAEKTVRVVRKDNLRSEGEIIFEKKEEYQFVNRPEQVKPVDNLRPEGEFYTPEKPKYQPAEKPVQIRHKDNLKPEGEFYTPEKPGFEPAERPTQKKPQDNLRQEGEFYAPDKPDYQSADRPIAKKPEDNLRPEGEFTIPQKTPYQPAEKVERIVRKDNLRSEGEMTFETKEEYQFVVRPEQLKPTDNLKPEGEFYAPEKSKYQPAEKPLIIRREDNLKPDGEFYKPQKVDFVPADRPSPVKHEDNLKPEGEFYTPEKPGYRPAERPTQKKPLDNLRPEGEFTVPEKTTYTPAERTERIIRKDNLRTEGEMIFEVKEDYQFVNRPEQVKPIDNLKPEGEFYTPEKPMYQVSERPSQIKPEDNLRPEGAFTVPEKLVYKPAEKVERIIRKDNLRSEGEMNFERKEEYTFVIRPDQIKPTDNLKPEGDFYTPEKPKYQAAETPLVIRREDNLKPEGEFYIPEKTSYRPAERPIQKKPEDNLRTEGEFYSPEKSDYIPAERPTQKKPKDNLRPEGEFYTPGKPGYRPAEKVERIIRKDNLRTEGEMTFETKEKYEFVSRPEQVKPTDNLKPEGEFYTPEKPKFQPGERPSQVKHVDNLRPEGEFYTPQKPGYKPAERPVQKRPEDNLKPEGEFYSPDKPKFQPGERPSQVKHADNLRPEGEFYTPEKPGYKPAERPVQKRPEDNLKPEGEFYSPDKPKFQPGERPSQVKHADNLRPEGEFYTPEKPGYKPAERPVQKRPEDNLKPEGEFYSPDKPKFQPGERPSQVKHADNLRPEGEFYTPEKPGYKPAERPVQKRPEDNLKPEGEFYSPDKPKFQPGERPSQVKHADNLRPEGEFYTPEKPGYKPAERPVQKRPEDNLKPEGEFYSPDKPKFRHGERPSQVKHADNLRPEGEFYKPEKPGYKPAERPVPKKPQDNLKSEGNIYVPEKIAFRPAEKSERIIRKDNLRTEGEIIFTEKTEYEFVKKPDQIKPTDNLRPEGEFYKVEKPSYKSGERPVVKKPKDNLKVEGEFTVPEKTSFKPAEKTKRIVRKDNLHMEGEMTFAEKNQYQYVNRPEKVVPSDNLRTEGEFYTPDKPGFKPAEKVRRVIHKDNLRMEGEMTFTETEKHVGVKRPDKIVPRNNLKPEGTFYSKEKQQYQPAERPKQVKPEDNLRPEGHMYISSTDRTDSKLLKTATEKVVVKRPVDNLKLEGTLQVSRRDDYNEKQSSRLDSTKVVQKAVRSKYSHNKSSITLGEDNAILKTTNQMNFVSGKQAIPAANVSSDKPVDGLVVVSTKKVTTVIGGRVKKEPETEYVKRQERVNVIENVAKTNNVKNIVNVENKHDEAISMTENRIRKENKMIDTRMNASSHESSSAQFKTSKIGNTSERVLSSTTMGEVTGQTHSTQCKFGEMQSASAKLNAAGSAKFMSDQTHTTQQKSTAVESCSSKTKSSSSAATVSKHFHHRRSDFTADTNVTNSVFHRKSISNDSNQIGSLTSNGKIHRKSILNLHEEPSSSVFPSERQSYSSIHRQSREQQDNNNSFLVSERRHFNTLSQSQSRDQTSKSCNVHKTSSSSGIEFPSYSKHSERTVSRRNVNQSSISLGIDGASSTTLYRSEYKTVPSTTCAIHKIKEGAFQHTRNTNEHKFFKTVKN